A single region of the Anopheles funestus chromosome X, idAnoFuneDA-416_04, whole genome shotgun sequence genome encodes:
- the LOC125761702 gene encoding histamine H2 receptor, which produces MMDTTDIPSSSVIPFADRVNEIHQDLVIWIAIDGILMVCIFSGNILTIIAVWYYRRLQWLISNLFVLSLAISDIFVGLTLPYHLAFYMGVDLGRHKHLCLLRFFVLIIACSVSIWNLIAIAVDRYIAICYPLHYTRLMTKRTALTILGFGWCLAISIATIPLIWNKWDTAQECEFDELLHPWYVAGVITPIFSVVWLCLFVVYWRIWREASKHAKQLRAHGGASERSSSDWKSVQVVLLIMGCFTFCWIPYFVVVLTQIFAFVEDSSPTLYKAAFSLAMANSMMNPIIYAWKNTHFRHAFKQLLTCHKPVVPVDVANGGGSFELGTAKSCPEITTESLDPGGQLGAAASTITNHSSLASVSTVTPIPSSEPGRFESLVVLSQLAGGELVRSTANATIRVSLSNEELPSMISNKEGSIPANPPEVTPDTLTTSPYPPTLKSGNASSNGSTHIIAGNIIINNFNLYDQARMERLLRCEWTAAAANATAEAATETTTPSMGQPTCQLPETDTSLTEQEVAKNVTKL; this is translated from the exons ATGATGGACACCACCGATATACCGAGCAGTAGTGTGATCCCGTTCGCCGACAGGGTGAACGAAATTCATCAGGATCTCGTCATCTGGATCGCTATTGACGGTATCCTGATGGTGTGCATCTTCAGCGGCAATATATTAACGATCATTGCCGTCTGGTACTATCGGCGGCTGCAATGGTTAATTTCGAACCTGTTCGTACTATCGCTGGCCATCTCGGACATCTTCGTCGGGTTGACGCTACCGTACCATCTAGCGTTCTACATGGGTGTCGATCTTGGGCGCCACAAGCATCTCTGCCTGTTGCGCTTTTTCGTACTAATCATTGCATGTAGCGTTTCGATCTGGAACCTGATAGCGATAGCGGTTGATCGTTACATTGCAATCTGTTACCCGCTGCACTACACGCG ATTGATGACTAAGCGTACGGCGCTAACGATACTTGGCTTTGGTTGGTGTTTGGCAATCTCAATTGCCACCATACCGCTGATTTGGAACAAATGGGACACGGCACAGGAGTGTGAGTTTGACGAGCTGCTGCATCCATGGTATGTCGCCGGTGTTATAACGCCCATCTTTTCCGTCGTATGGTTATGCCTGTTCGTCGTTTACTGGCGCATCTGGCGTGAAGCGTCCAAGCACGCGAAACAGCTGCGTGCCCATGGTGGAGCATCGGAACGTTCGTCTAGCGACTGGAAGTCGGTACAG GTCGTGCTGCTTATTATGGGTTGTTTCACCTTCTGCTGGATACCGTACTTTGTCGTGGTATTGACGCAGATATTTGCCTTCGTCGAGGATAGCTCACCGACGCTTTACAAGGCGGCCTTTTCACTAGCGATGGCCAACTCCATGATGAATCCAATTATCTACGCATGGAAGAATACACACTTTCGGCACGCGTTCAAGCAGCTGCTCACCTGCCACAAACCGGTCGTACCGGTAGATGTCGCTAACGGTGGTGGATCATTTGAGCTGGGCACGGCCAAATCGTGCCCGGAAATTACAACCGAATCGTTGGATCCCGGTGGACAGCTGGGAGCGGCAGCATCAACCATCACAAACCACAGCAGTCTGGCGAGTGTGTCGACCGTTACACCAATACCATCGTCCGAGCCGGGACGCTTCGAATCCTTAGTTGTCCTTTCACAGCTCGCCGGTGGTGAACTGGTCCGTTCGACGGCAAATGCGACCATTAGAGTTTCCCTTAGCAATGAGGAGTTACCTTCCATGATTAGCAACAAGGAAGGATCGATACCAGCAAACCCGCCAGAGGTTACACCCGATACGCTAACAACTTCCCCGTACCCACCAACGTTAAAGTCGGGCAATGCATCATCTAACGGATCGACCCACATAATCGCAGGGAATATTATCATCAACAATTTTAACCTTTACGATCAGGCACGGATGGAACGATTGCTACGCTGCGAATGGACGGCCGCTGCTGCAAATGCGACTGCGGAAGCTGCTACCGAAACGACCACACCATCAATGGGTCAGCCAACCTGTCAGCTACCCGAAACTGATACATCCCTGACTGAGCAAGAAGTAgctaaaaatgtaacaaagcTTTAA